The Epinephelus moara isolate mb chromosome 11, YSFRI_EMoa_1.0, whole genome shotgun sequence sequence ACCTGCTATGTCTAAGTGCAGtcccacagagctgctagcgTGGCTGCAGACTGCTCACAAATCAGCCGTTTAGCGCAGAGAGACGTCCATCTGCTCACTTATCCTCTGTAAGTCATAAGCTTTGCATTAAGAGCACAACAAGATGCATCGATATGGCTGACAAAAGGGCCTTCACACAGACACGGGATCAATAAACACAACCAGAGAGGGGTTGACTCTGGGGAGCTGAAGCTATTTACAGTGAAAGGGATTGTGGGAAAAAGGAGGCTTCAGTCCAGGTCAGGGGCAAGTCACTGCGATTGTGTGTCTGTACTGTAGGCGGATGTgtgctgcatgtttgtatgtgaAAGTGGTTGGAATTGAATTAACTGCCTTTTACCCTTTGACCGACTGAGAATAGCTGAGCCGCTGCCACTGGATAATTTATTATCTCCAATCAAAGGCGTTTACATATTCAATCTGTCATCTCTGAGACCCTCTCTCGTTGTTCTGGAGCCGTTTGTCCAGGAAATTATGAATTGAAGCTTTCAGGCTGTGAACAAAGACATCGTCACAAATGACATATTGCTTTTCAGAACAGCAGTATCTCTTTGATGAGACCGCAGCACATTTAGAATatctttcctgtgtgtgtgttttcagatggaCCTGAAGCTGCTCTTGATCTCCACATTGTTAGGAGTCTTCTGTTTCAGCAGTGCTCAGAAAGGTAAGGTTGGCTGACACACTGTATCGCTGTGACATCATTATtctgtcacatgatgtcatTTCGTTGATGTCAGCACACATATTAAAAGTTTATAATGATGACTACCTCCTCAGAGAGAGGCCAGCTACTTTATCTTAATGATGTCACTGACCAGAGATCCACCTCGGAGTGCGGAGGATAATGGAAAAGAGGGAAtattcctctctgtctccaatTACCGTCGAGCCGCACAGTGTTCCAGATGAACTGATGTGTAAATACGGGGGGCTTAACGGGCTGCTTACTTTGCAGGGCCTGTGCTGTGCCCCAGCTCCCTCTgactctgcctcctcctctcttttctctttgttttccatCCAGAGGGGAACGAGTGCATCAATGCCAACGCCAAATACTGCGGGGAGTGCATCCAGGCTGGAGCCAAATGTGGCTGGTGTAAAGACCCAGTAAGTGAATCGAAGCCGTCAGCTATAATCGCTGCTGAGAAGTGCAGTTTGATGCCATTAGGCATATAGCGATAGCGAGCATGTGGTCTTTGACTGTGCCTGATGTAGTGCTGCTGctattgattgtttttgatCAATTTTTAAAGTAATCAATTACTTGTTTAGTccatgaaatgtcagaaaataatgacaCAAAACACCGTAAtgtcccagagcccaaggtgatgtcttcaaaGTCCTATTTTTGTTCATTCATCTTGTTACACACAATGttcttgggtcctggcattcatgtggataccacttgACGCATagcacccacccaaacactgttgtgGACCAAGTACACCTCTCTCATGGCCACAGCGCTTTTTGATGACAGTGCCCCCCAGACGCCAaatacagccaatgggttccgagaatgaggcatggacacaggacctcaggggatgtcctgtggtgtctggtaTCAGGGCACTAGCAGTGAATCCTTTGAGACCCGtcggttgtgaggtggggtgcTGGCATGTCCCACGGATACTCGATCAGACCAGGATCTGGGGACTTTGGAGGCCAGATTGATGCCTTGCACTCATTGTCTCATTTCTCGTGCCATTTTTTGTGGTGAGCTATGGTTCATGTTCTGCTcgggggggcactgccatcaAGGAACGTAAATGCCATGAGGGAGAGACtcggtctgcaacggtgtttggaTGACTGAAGTGcttcaagtggcatccacatgaatgccaggaccaaaggtttcccagcagaacattgcactgtaatgACATGGTCAGTATACTTCACTACATCtgacagtggttttaatgttttgcctGATCGGTGTACACGACGTACACTCATCACTAGTCCAGTGCTGCCTCCCTATGACAACAGGTCAATGAGTTATGAAAGGGGGACATGGCATCACAGTGcgtttgtttgtctttctctAACGTTTGGTCATATTAGGTGAATCCAgtgaccagtggttcccaattggtgGGTCGCGTTGCGAAAGTGGGTCAtaggtccattctgaatagaCTGCAAGAGACTCGCGAATGTGTGAAGTTTGTAAAaagacacactttattttgaagtacagtgaatttccagcatggagcttttattttgaagtgtcatttcctgctgtagagtgagttaCTAACCGatagctacttgacagagacagtaaactagcttgacaagttaaactgtgtggaccttgaactaatgactaaggggAAACCTGGGCCCcttggctggaccagttgggaactactggtTTAGAAGTTATGCACCTTTCTGTTCAAGaccactcctgctgctcctttgcatgaacacaaacacttgACCTCCATGCCACATTTCAGCCTCCTTGGGCTAAAACTGTGGCTGCCAGAGGGTGGGAAATTTTTGTGGAGCGACCGATTGATCGATCAACTGACCAACCGACAGATAAGAGCGACATATAGAGCTGCTGGTCACAAATTAATAATGACAGTGATTATTAGTTGCAGTCCtaatcctcacatttgaaaagctgaaaCCAGACAAGTCTTTTTGTTCAATAGATAACTAAACTGATTGATTATCAAAAAAGTTTCAGATGAATCATTTCAGAACTAGACTAATATGAACCATTAAAGTCACTGTCATTGACTGAGACATGTTTTTTGTATTATGATTTCATAAAGTTGCAAGAAATATTCAAAATTAATGGCTAaagtcagagcagcagcagaggccaaAACATCCTGACTTTTTGTCCCTTGCATAGTCAAAAGCTCCTGGGCAAACACTTAGTAGTGTCTTTTGTCAGTCCCTTTCTGCTTTAGACCCATATCTTGCCCACAATTCCCCCAGTTGGCAACGCAAGCTTTCTGTTTTTAACTTCGAGTCTGAGAAAGTGACCCCGAAgaaagctcctccagagcccCAAAAGACATTATGCAACAGCTTTCACACACTGAGTGGTGGTTCTTatgataaacaaacagaaattcaCTTGTAAAATCGATGAATTGTCCATTTAATTCTTCCCATGCTGCCGTTGTTAGGACTTCTTGAAACAGGGTGAGACTGTGTCGACCCGCTGTGACGAGATGCAGTCTCTGATAAAAAGGGGCTGTGATGAAGGGATGATCGAGAACCCAACTGGGGAACAGATGGTCCTCAGGaacaaaacagtgacaaatcGCAAAAAGGGAGCCGAGAAACTGAAGCCAGAGGAAATCACTCAGATCCAGCCTCAGAAACTCACCCTCACCCTCCGATCTGGTGAGGATACATTTCTATTATGATTTTCCTGAAGCTTCTTTTCTTACCTTGTTTTGGATTAGATTGTATTTAACTTAccactgtgacacatttttttgaatCATGGTAACTTCCTGTAGGTCAGCCCCAGTCTTTTGACTTGAAGTTCAAACGAGCAGAAGACTATCCTATCGACCTGTACTACTTGATGGACCTGTCCTACTCCATGAAGGACGATTTGGAGAATGTCAAAAACCTGGGAACAAGTCTAATGCTGGAGATGTCAAAGATCACCTCTGACTTCAGGATAGgtgaggacttttattttggagtcTGATCACATttgacagtttgttttgctcCTTGTGAACCCCGAACTaaggctgcccctgactaacaattttcctagtcaaccaacagtcttcatttagggccattagtcgactgaTCGCCCGCATtactacattacagagaaatacaaaaccgtactaatgaaccttcattaatataggcctatattttatctccaagtgtacgtcacacactgagcgagccgcctgttaatgacgctgtgggctaatgggcatgtagctacttccatgtttcagatgatacgtcatgtttgtagtcgaccaatgaagatgagtttacacatcaccttgggttcgttcttcaccttctcaaaatgatcccacactttggatttcctgcccgacatgttattcactagcctgtggaataaccgcaggtaccagccctggaaattaggggccgtacacgtGCTGCGtatttaactgcctggaaaacgtgAGATCGGAGCAGAGCtcatcttcttccaggagctgtttataagtgtgtaggcctatcatccatgggacagatgtaaagctctgggtagccctgcactaacgtgaccaacttttccatatttatcagactgaatatttacggaagaaaggaaagatatctgtcggctgtgattggtttgtaacgtgactcctgtctgactgctgagcgtggccacttcctgtatctgtcctttcaaattaaattcccacataatccagtcatataggttttgatttattttgacaaggtgcagctccgaATAGAGTTTGTCTGCACATTTATAGGCACATCACAAACAGAGACTGCTAATAGGTTCTTTTGCATACTTTAATGGTGCCAATTTGTGCCACATTGTAAACACATATGGGCTAAATAATATGGGATTCAAAATGTAGACCATAGTCAGCACAAATGACTCAATGGCAGCATTAAACTTCCTTTTTTCATCCTTCAAAGCAACCAAAATTTGAATTATTATCCCCCAAGTAGAAGTATAACACTGACTAAAAATAATGTGTAATAATCTACTTTGTAGGGAGTTAGATAAAATAGATTACCCTCCTATCCCTGAAGTGGATCGACTGTCTTGTATTTTCAGGTGTCTTGATGGGGGGTATTCAGTGCCACTTGTGTTTGACCTTTTTGTGACCTGCACAAACAAACCAAGGAATTAAACCCTTGAGAGTTCAACGACCTCCACGGAATTAATTTGGTAGCCAGCCAGTCTCAAACCAAGCATCTTCTTAAGCCTTTATCCAAGATGTTTAAAGTAATATTCTGTATCCAACCATCTTTCAAAGGTTTTGGCTCCTTCGTGGAAAAGACAGTCATGCCGTACATCAGCACCACCCCAGCCAAGCTGCTTAACCCATGCACAGGCGACCAGAACTGCACCAGCCCGTTCAGCTACAAGAACGTCCTGAAGCTGACCAGCGATGGCAAGAAGTTCAACACCCTGGTGGGCCAGCAGCACATCTCTGGAAACCTGGACTCTCCTGAGGGGGGGTTTGATGCCATCATGCAAGTGGCTGTGTGTGGGGtaagcagaaaaaaaggaataaagaaAAAGCTGTTTCTCCTCAGTGATCCTGTGGGAAATAATCATTCTCAGGTTCTCAATTCAAGGTAATTTTCCCACAATTACGGCACTTGCTCGGAGGGATACAGCACCAATAAATGCGTTTATGTGGGGATGTGTGAAGCTGTATTTTATGAGTCTTTGGCGTTTACAAGGAGATTTTTGGATGCAGTGATAATCAGAAGTTCATGCATCACATTATGAACTGCTCATTGCTTTTATAGAGAGGATATATCGCTGTTGGCAGACAATTACTACTCCTAGTTTGAGTGTTTCTTTCTCATTTCTCAGGATCATATTGGCTGGAGGAATGTGACTCGTCTGCTAGTGTTCTCCACTGACGCTGGCTTCCACTTTGCTGGTGATGGCAAACTGGGCGGCATCGTTCTGCCCAATGATGGAAAATGTCACCTGGAGAACAACGTGTACACCATGAGCCACTACTATGTAAGTAATACTGTTTGGTCTGTTCTGCGTGTGGGCATTCACTGCGACTGGTGTTGActtttctcctccatcttgttTTAAAGGACTATCCCTCCATCGCTCACCTGGTTCAGAAGCTGAGCGACAACAACATTCAAACCATCTTTGCGGTCACAGAAGAGTTCCAGCCTGTTTACCAGGTGAgttctttgtttctttatctgtctctcttttaCTTCACTTTTATCCCTTTCTTTTCGAGCATACTCTTCCTCATTCCTtccgtgtgcgtgtgtgtgattaGGAGAAGCCCAGTGTGTAAAAATATCCACCCAGGCCATTAACCTCtgctgtgagttgtaatggtAGCATCTCCATAAAAGCTTTAATTATTTCCTTGTGCCATGCTGCTGCTTTTCAGTACAGTTCAACCCATCTGAGATTGATAAAGTTCTTTCATTAGGTAGCCTCGCAGTAGCTTCAGCATGCTTCAAAGCAATAACAAGTCCATAATCTCAAGGTTGAAATCAATGTTGTATCCATTGAAATCTGGAATTAAATGGTCATAGACTCAATCTGACGAAGCAGCCTGGGGCAGCTTTTTGTGCCTGTTGATTTTGGAATGCCTAGTGCCTTGTGTTTTCAGGATCACCCTGATCACCTCACATTGAAAGACTTTGTAGATTGTCCACTTAGATTAATtcagaggcgggccttctgtagTGGCAGTGACAACAAGTAATAGCGTACATGGCTCACTTTCATTGTCGCCTGAGGCAAGCTGTAAGACATTTGTGAACACATTTTAGCCTCGACTACTTTCTAACCTTTTACCAACCATGATTAGGCTTGACAGTTGACAGCAGATCATCAATCTTTTCCTGATTGATCCTAAAATAAGCCTTGAGCAGACCAAGATccaggcgaagctcctggaccagctggtggtactACCTGTGATTTCTCCTCGTTCTGTAGGTCTCATGTACTTACACAGATCTcagtttccctgtttccagtcccCAAGTGTTCGGCCTGTCCattttttttgtagattttAAGGTACATATCTGTGACTTAACTTGACAGCAAAATAGCAGTTGAGTGAAGCTGCAGAAAGCGCTCTGTCTGATTGGGGCCTCAAACAGTATATTTAAGGGCTTGACAAATAGGGGATGTGATACAGGTGGTGTGCCGGCCCATCGTGGTCAAgtgggagctgagctggaaggcgaagctttcgatttgcTCCTctatctacgtcccaaccctcacctatggtcatgagctctgggtagtgaccgaaagaatgaggttgcggatacaagcagctgaaatgagtttccttcgtggggtgtctgggctcagccttagagatagggtgaggagctcagacatccagagggagctcggtgTAGAGTcactgctccttcgcatcaaaacgggtcagttgaggtggttcggacaTTTGAtaaggatgcctcctgggttcCTCCCGCTgaaggtgttccaggcacgtcccactggtaggaggccccgggacaaacccagaacacactggagggattacacatctcatctggcctgggaacaccttggggtcccccaggaggagctgtaaAGCATTTCTGGGGGGAGGGACGTCTTGGGTGCTTTGtttggcctgctgctgctgtgacccgtccccggataagcggatgaaaatggatggatgaataggGGTGGAACAATACATCAATATAATGATTTAATGAGCACTGATCCAATATTATTGATGCTAAGTAAAAACGTCAATACATATTGACAACTTTAAGGTATGCCTTTGCTTTGAAACACCCATGGCACGTCTGTATCACCGTTTCTGTCCACGCCTccttcctaaacattcaaaGAGTGCTAGCAGCCTAGCGCCAGGCAGATAAGGCCAAGCAGCCAAGAAAGAAAATGAGGCTATTTATTGATGTCgtctcatatcgatcgcaggcccCTGAACTGAATCATGATATCAGCAAATACTGTATCATCGTCCAAAGAATCTACATAATGCTCTATCATGATTTAACTTGTGATTAACACCCCTAAAAGTTGATAGAAAGGTTTTCTTGCTAACTTTGGTAAACCTTTGTTCTAAActtttttcttctgtcctcAGGAGCTGAAGAACCTGATCCCAAAGTCTGCAGTGGGCACTCTGTCTGCCAACTCAAGCAATGTAATCAACCTGATTATAGACGCTTACAATGTAAGTACGCCATCGAGATTGTTGCCTTTAAGCGCCCTTGTGGAAAAGTTTGAttaaattatcatttatttacacaaaccACATCAAAGCATTTAACATTGTGGCCGAGTTGGAACAGTCGAAGCTTtttccaaacacattttctcatttaatACTCAGCTAATCCTCTTGTGTATCGTATCCTGTCCAAACAAAGCTACCAGATGACATTCCAACGCTGGTGTTGTTATCTCTCGGTTTTTGGCAGTCTCTGTCGTCGGAGGTCATCCTGGAGAACAGCAAGCTTCCAGAGGGAGTGACCATAGCCTACACATCCCACTGTAAGAACGGAGTGGTTAGTGAGGGTGAGAGTGGAAGGAAGTGCTCCAACATCTCAATCGGAGACGAGGTGAGGATTTATCTTTTACTGTGTTTCCTCAGTAGGTGATTAAGTCTGTCagctgtgaaaacacacaccaacactcaGGTCATTATGAgaccaaaaatgtcaaattaaattgAGATCATTAAGAAGATTTATAAGTGACGATGAATGGTTTCTCAGTATTACaatatgtatataatatatacacaTAGATGCACATTAGTGTATGTGTAGCTTGGCTGGAAACACATTGCACAATGTCATCACAGCTTATATAGAGGAACATTTTCagcatttataaataaaacaacttgctgtaaatcaataaaatatctTTCTAGAAGTCCGTTTGTCAGCGACAGATGTTGGTTTTTAAGGCTCTTGATGGCATCACCCCCTCCTATATGATTGATTCCCTATCACCTTATGTCCCTCCATGAACCCTGAGATCTTACGCAGCTGCTCTTTTATATGTTCCTAatgtcactacaaaaacctttgGGGATGCTTCTTTTACCTACTACGCCCCAAAAATACAGAACACCCTGCCTTTAAATATTAGACCTGCGGGCTCAGTGGACAGTTTTAAATGATGATTTAAAACATATCTTTTTAACATAGCCTATAACTAGCAGCTTGTAGGTTGCCAACCCCTGCTGTAGGTCAATATAGTATTTAACAAGCATTATTTATCGTACGAAGGGGATAGAAAAGAATCCCTGCGCATCTCTATGtgattattttctctctcagttTGATGCATTTCCATCCAAAAACCATCACTTTTGTAATTCGCACACTGATAGCACAAAATCTACTCTTGGTAACTGTGGTTTATCTGCACACATCTTACAATGATGTCACATGGAAACTCATTTAGTGGTTGAATTTTGGTTTGAGATTTTCACAGACATGCAACAAATTCCATATTTCGCTCTCTGAGTCAGACTCTCTCCCTCATTCCTAGGTCATGTTCACCATCAGCGTGACATCTAAGGGCTGTCCCAAACAAGGCAAGCCCGAGACCATCAAGATAAAGCCCCTGGGATTcacagaggaggtggagatCACGCTCAACTTCATCTGTGAGTGTGAATGCAACAAGGACGGTGTCAAGAACAGTCCGCTCTGCCACTTTGGTAACGGGACCTACGAGTGCGGAGCCTGCAAGTAAGTCTGTGAACATTTCCGCAACCTTTAATGTACTGTACATCTTATCTTACACAGGAAAATATACAAAACCTTTAAGGCTTATAttcagatttctgttttttaagaaATGCTTTAGAATCACGACCTCTCTTTCGTCTCAGGTGTAATGAAGGCCGTGTGGGCAGACAGTGTGAGTGCAGCAGCAACGACGTGGCCACAGAGGACATGGACCGGACCTGCCGTAAAGACAACGGGACCGACATCTGCAGCAACAACGGAGACTGCGTGTGCGGCACATGTGAGTGCAAGAAGAGAGACAACCCTGAGGAGAGGTACAGCGGCCAGTACTGCGAGTGTGACAACTTCAACTGTGACCGCTCTGGAAACAAACTGTGTGGCGGTGAGTACGACAGCTCCACAGAGGAGCATCTGTACAAAGGCTTTACACGGTGTGGTAGAGACTGTTTCATACACCTTGGGATGACGTTTCCCCCGTTTCCTTAGGGCATGGACGCTGTGAGTGccgagtgtgtgtctgtgacccaATGTGGACCGGAAGTGCTTGTGACTGTTCTCTGGACAACAGCACGTGTATGGCCAGCAACAAGCAGGTCTGTAACGGCAGGGgaatgtgtgaatgtggcaTTTGCAAGTGCACCGACGCCAAATTCCA is a genomic window containing:
- the itgb1a gene encoding integrin beta-1a isoform X2, with the translated sequence MDLKLLLISTLLGVFCFSSAQKEGNECINANAKYCGECIQAGAKCGWCKDPDFLKQGETVSTRCDEMQSLIKRGCDEGMIENPTGEQMVLRNKTVTNRKKGAEKLKPEEITQIQPQKLTLTLRSGQPQSFDLKFKRAEDYPIDLYYLMDLSYSMKDDLENVKNLGTSLMLEMSKITSDFRIGFGSFVEKTVMPYISTTPAKLLNPCTGDQNCTSPFSYKNVLKLTSDGKKFNTLVGQQHISGNLDSPEGGFDAIMQVAVCGDHIGWRNVTRLLVFSTDAGFHFAGDGKLGGIVLPNDGKCHLENNVYTMSHYYDYPSIAHLVQKLSDNNIQTIFAVTEEFQPVYQELKNLIPKSAVGTLSANSSNVINLIIDAYNSLSSEVILENSKLPEGVTIAYTSHCKNGVVSEGESGRKCSNISIGDEVMFTISVTSKGCPKQGKPETIKIKPLGFTEEVEITLNFICECECNKDGVKNSPLCHFGNGTYECGACKCNEGRVGRQCECSSNDVATEDMDRTCRKDNGTDICSNNGDCVCGTCECKKRDNPEERYSGQYCECDNFNCDRSGNKLCGGHGRCECRVCVCDPMWTGSACDCSLDNSTCMASNKQVCNGRGMCECGICKCTDAKFQGPTCETCPTCPGVCTEHKECVQCRAFGTGEKKDTCEKDCMYFNLIKVKDREKLPQPNDAVYPVMHCKERDANDCWFYYTYAVNNNTEKEVHVVDTLDCPAGPDIIPIVAGVVAGIVLIGLALLLIWKLLMIIHDRREFAKFEKEKMNAKWDTGENPIYKSAVTTVVNPKYEGK
- the itgb1a gene encoding integrin beta-1a isoform X1, with product MDLKLLLISTLLGVFCFSSAQKEGNECINANAKYCGECIQAGAKCGWCKDPDFLKQGETVSTRCDEMQSLIKRGCDEGMIENPTGEQMVLRNKTVTNRKKGAEKLKPEEITQIQPQKLTLTLRSGQPQSFDLKFKRAEDYPIDLYYLMDLSYSMKDDLENVKNLGTSLMLEMSKITSDFRIGFGSFVEKTVMPYISTTPAKLLNPCTGDQNCTSPFSYKNVLKLTSDGKKFNTLVGQQHISGNLDSPEGGFDAIMQVAVCGDHIGWRNVTRLLVFSTDAGFHFAGDGKLGGIVLPNDGKCHLENNVYTMSHYYDYPSIAHLVQKLSDNNIQTIFAVTEEFQPVYQELKNLIPKSAVGTLSANSSNVINLIIDAYNSLSSEVILENSKLPEGVTIAYTSHCKNGVVSEGESGRKCSNISIGDEVMFTISVTSKGCPKQGKPETIKIKPLGFTEEVEITLNFICECECNKDGVKNSPLCHFGNGTYECGACKCNEGRVGRQCECSSNDVATEDMDRTCRKDNGTDICSNNGDCVCGTCECKKRDNPEERYSGQYCECDNFNCDRSGNKLCGGHGRCECRVCVCDPMWTGSACDCSLDNSTCMASNKQVCNGRGMCECGICKCTDAKFQGPTCETCPTCPGVCTEHKECVQCRAFGTGEKKDTCEKDCMYFNLIKVKDREKLPQPNDAVYPVMHCKERDANDCWFYYTYAVNNNTEKEVHVVDTLDCPAGPDIIPIVAGVVAGIVLIGLALLLIWKLLMIIHDRREFAKFEKEKMNAKWDTQDNPIYKSPVNQFQNPNYGRRAAVL